Proteins from a genomic interval of Sander vitreus isolate 19-12246 chromosome 6, sanVit1, whole genome shotgun sequence:
- the LOC144519546 gene encoding uncharacterized protein LOC144519546 isoform X2 yields MTLLASERSLLIRNKFRSVLQLRIQNRRQSEINADCGLKSTCPPKKDQSEALRLTDDGAAQKLPPSGLNTETAQERTVCGAQRQKKARQTQDLTERIQRPPGPVEQQHEHTLPLENRLSGDQLLSDFSAVGPPINHSPGHAQSGLALLPATEGIRQPTLSESNSIATTGRPNGMYLTSQTTPLLPKTARPPSPTCSSSLPPSLNFNHLPRPRKPRDTKPKMRKLKYHQYIPPDQRGGSGTGGGAKQKSPTPTQSLDPAYSHLLKQQQVFLQLQILHNQQQQQQQQTQQQLQPQQQLPVGSSGDHSDLVKSSGAMPLNPQPVPATTNHTPTDTNPVSKPELLPANLVDLTVSELRQQLRKRGLPVSGTKPALLQRLRLFQLPHSCLTPAPLCQLSTSLEPLTTCPPLPPSQSPGSSSSSGQDSPSSSPNQQMYVQDRGVPNGTLSDTQNGVQNGNLNNVPNGFSSAASVSLAGEHCLSNAVFLTPASTASGTPSPSLPMSSSSPLQCGTPWRTDNEQQQQQQQELSVELEMRERLRSRPRDRSTNTGDESCGGSLHPFLQQDPGCSIGKPETDGQTEVLFTQVFCCQPCDVIGQDFELPVQITASPIRTLPGVRSLEEELQEAIQKAQMDPRQSIDDILDEPITCVGSVNVCDHESPAHSVPGSSPLPPQADQSQASQQHKDDSFLPSPLCSSLLLELPPSPAVINPSQVIPAPLPPPICTSPLPSTGRSRKRRAPTSFDAADWLETLTSGLRPLTPPTAPFVESDFSLDSDLNVSRVLDLMVEQW; encoded by the exons ATGACACTACTGGCCTCCGAGAGGTCGCTTCTCATCCGGAACAAGTTCCGCTCAG TCCTGCAGTTGAGGATTCAGAACCGAAGGCAGAGTGAAATCAATGCAGACTGTG GGTTGAAATCTACTTGTCCCCCTAAAAAAGACCAGAGTGAAGCTCTG CGTCTAACTGACGACGGTGCCGCTCAGAAGTTGCCCCCTAGTGGTCTGAATACTGAAACTGCACAAG AGAGGACTGTGTGCGGGGCCCAGAGGCAGAAGAAGGCTCGCCAGACGCAGGACCTCACTGAGAGGATCCAACGTCCGCCTGGGCCTGTGGAGCAACAGCACGAACACACACTGCCCCTGGAGAACC GGCTCTCAGGTGATCAGTTACTGAGTGACTTCTCAGCTGTGGGCCCGCCCATTAACCACAGCCCTGGTCATGCTCAG TCTGGTTTGGCGTTGCTCCCGGCAACCGAGGGCATCAGACAACCTACACTGAGTGAATCAAACTCCATAGCAACAACTGGGAGACCAAATGGGATGTATTTGACCTCTCAGACCACACCCCTGCTGCCAAAG ACAGCTCGGCCTCCCAGCCCCACCTGCTCTTCCTCACTGCCCCCCTCACTCAACTTCAACCATCTCCCCCGCCCACGGAAACCGCGGGACACCAAACCCAAAATGAGGAAACTTAAATATCACCAGTACATTCCTCCAGACCAGAGAGGAGGGTCTGGGACTGGAG GAGGAGCCAAACAGAAGAGCCCTACTCCTACCCAGTCTTTAGACCCAGCCTACTCCCATCTCCTGAAGCAGCAGCAGGTCTTCCTCCAGCTGCAAATCCTACacaaccagcagcagcagcaacagcaacaaacacagcaacagctACAGCCACAACAACAGCTCCCTGTTGGATCCAG TGGAGATCACAGTGATCTTGTGAAGTCCTCTGGAGCCATGCCTCTGAATCCCCAACCTGTTCCTGCTACAACAAACCACACCCCTACAGACACAAACCCTGTGTCCAAGCCTGAGCTTCTCCCCGCAAATCTCGTTGATCTAACA GTGTCAGAGTTGCGGCAGCAGCTGCGTAAGCGCGGCCTCCCTGTCTCCGGCACCAAGCCTGCTCTGTTGCAGCGTCTCCGCCTGTTTCAGCTTCCCCACTCTTGCCTCACCCCTGCTCCCCTCTGCCAGCTGAGTACCAGCTTAGAGCCCCTCACCACCTGCCCCCCACTGCCACCCAGCCAGAGCCCCGGCTCAAGCTCCAGCTCTGGACAAGACTCCCCCAGCAGCAGCCCGAACCAACAGATGTACGTCCAGGACAGGGGAGTTCCTAATGGCACTCTCAGTGACACTCAAAATGGAGTTCAAAATGGAAATCTGAACAATGTGCCGAATGGTTTCTCGAGTGCTGCATCAGTCAGTTTGGCAGGTGAACATTGTCTTTCCAACGCTGTCTTCTTGACTCCTGCCAGCACCGCCTCAGGAACTCCAAGTCCCAGTCTACCCATGTCGTCCTCCTCGCCCCTGCAGTGTGGGACTCCATGGAGAACTGACaacgagcagcagcagcaacagcagcaggagCTGAGTGTGGAGCTGGAGATGAGAGAGAGGTTACGGAGCAGGCCCAGGGACCGCTCCACTAACACCGGAGACGAG TCTTGTGGAGGATCCCTTCATCCTTTCCTGCAACAGGATCCTGGATGCTCCATAGGGAAGCCAgaaacagacggacagacagaggtGTTGTTTACACag GTGTTTTGCTGCCAACCGTGTGATGTCATTGGCCAGGATTTTGAGCTGCCAGTGCAGATTACAGCCAGTCCAATTCGGACCTTGCCCGGTGTTCGCAGCTTGGAGGAAGAGCTGCAGGAGGCTATTCAGAAAGCACAG ATGGACCCTCGGCAGTCCATAGATGACATTCTGGATGAGCCCATAACTTGTGTTG GCTCTGTCAATGTCTGTGATCATGAATCCCCTGCCCACTCAGTCCCTGGCTCTTCGCCTCTTCCTCCTCAAGCCGATCAGTCCCAGGCCTCCCAGCAGCATAAGGATGACAGTTTCCTGCCCTCACCTCTTTGCTCCTCTCTCCTGCTGGAGCTCCCTCCATCTCCTGCTGTAATAAACCCCAGCCAGGTGATCCCAGcacctctcccaccccccatcTGTACCTCCCCTCTGCCGTCCACTGGGAGGTCACGGAAACGACGGGCTCCAACATCGTTtgatgctgctgattggcttgAAACACTGACGTCCGGCCTCCGCCCTCTTACTCCGCCGACAGCTCCTTTTGTTGAGTCAGACTTCAGTCTGGATTCAGATCTGAATGTCAGTCGAGTGTTGGATCTAATGGTAGAACAGTGGTGA
- the LOC144519546 gene encoding uncharacterized protein LOC144519546 isoform X1, translated as MTLLASERSLLIRNKFRSVLQLRIQNRRQSEINADCGLKSTCPPKKDQSEALRLTDDGAAQKLPPSGLNTETAQERTVCGAQRQKKARQTQDLTERIQRPPGPVEQQHEHTLPLENRSASFPLSTDVFEDDISSCSSSSPTDQHGVHQSPAFSSLPGLSGDQLLSDFSAVGPPINHSPGHAQSGLALLPATEGIRQPTLSESNSIATTGRPNGMYLTSQTTPLLPKTARPPSPTCSSSLPPSLNFNHLPRPRKPRDTKPKMRKLKYHQYIPPDQRGGSGTGGGAKQKSPTPTQSLDPAYSHLLKQQQVFLQLQILHNQQQQQQQQTQQQLQPQQQLPVGSSGDHSDLVKSSGAMPLNPQPVPATTNHTPTDTNPVSKPELLPANLVDLTVSELRQQLRKRGLPVSGTKPALLQRLRLFQLPHSCLTPAPLCQLSTSLEPLTTCPPLPPSQSPGSSSSSGQDSPSSSPNQQMYVQDRGVPNGTLSDTQNGVQNGNLNNVPNGFSSAASVSLAGEHCLSNAVFLTPASTASGTPSPSLPMSSSSPLQCGTPWRTDNEQQQQQQQELSVELEMRERLRSRPRDRSTNTGDESCGGSLHPFLQQDPGCSIGKPETDGQTEVLFTQVFCCQPCDVIGQDFELPVQITASPIRTLPGVRSLEEELQEAIQKAQMDPRQSIDDILDEPITCVGSVNVCDHESPAHSVPGSSPLPPQADQSQASQQHKDDSFLPSPLCSSLLLELPPSPAVINPSQVIPAPLPPPICTSPLPSTGRSRKRRAPTSFDAADWLETLTSGLRPLTPPTAPFVESDFSLDSDLNVSRVLDLMVEQW; from the exons ATGACACTACTGGCCTCCGAGAGGTCGCTTCTCATCCGGAACAAGTTCCGCTCAG TCCTGCAGTTGAGGATTCAGAACCGAAGGCAGAGTGAAATCAATGCAGACTGTG GGTTGAAATCTACTTGTCCCCCTAAAAAAGACCAGAGTGAAGCTCTG CGTCTAACTGACGACGGTGCCGCTCAGAAGTTGCCCCCTAGTGGTCTGAATACTGAAACTGCACAAG AGAGGACTGTGTGCGGGGCCCAGAGGCAGAAGAAGGCTCGCCAGACGCAGGACCTCACTGAGAGGATCCAACGTCCGCCTGGGCCTGTGGAGCAACAGCACGAACACACACTGCCCCTGGAGAACC GCTCTGCCTCTTTCCCTCTGTCCACTGATGTCTTCGaagatgacatttcctcctgctcctcctcctcacccactGATCAACATGGTGTTCACCAATCACCAGCCTTTTCTTCATTGCCAGGGCTCTCAGGTGATCAGTTACTGAGTGACTTCTCAGCTGTGGGCCCGCCCATTAACCACAGCCCTGGTCATGCTCAG TCTGGTTTGGCGTTGCTCCCGGCAACCGAGGGCATCAGACAACCTACACTGAGTGAATCAAACTCCATAGCAACAACTGGGAGACCAAATGGGATGTATTTGACCTCTCAGACCACACCCCTGCTGCCAAAG ACAGCTCGGCCTCCCAGCCCCACCTGCTCTTCCTCACTGCCCCCCTCACTCAACTTCAACCATCTCCCCCGCCCACGGAAACCGCGGGACACCAAACCCAAAATGAGGAAACTTAAATATCACCAGTACATTCCTCCAGACCAGAGAGGAGGGTCTGGGACTGGAG GAGGAGCCAAACAGAAGAGCCCTACTCCTACCCAGTCTTTAGACCCAGCCTACTCCCATCTCCTGAAGCAGCAGCAGGTCTTCCTCCAGCTGCAAATCCTACacaaccagcagcagcagcaacagcaacaaacacagcaacagctACAGCCACAACAACAGCTCCCTGTTGGATCCAG TGGAGATCACAGTGATCTTGTGAAGTCCTCTGGAGCCATGCCTCTGAATCCCCAACCTGTTCCTGCTACAACAAACCACACCCCTACAGACACAAACCCTGTGTCCAAGCCTGAGCTTCTCCCCGCAAATCTCGTTGATCTAACA GTGTCAGAGTTGCGGCAGCAGCTGCGTAAGCGCGGCCTCCCTGTCTCCGGCACCAAGCCTGCTCTGTTGCAGCGTCTCCGCCTGTTTCAGCTTCCCCACTCTTGCCTCACCCCTGCTCCCCTCTGCCAGCTGAGTACCAGCTTAGAGCCCCTCACCACCTGCCCCCCACTGCCACCCAGCCAGAGCCCCGGCTCAAGCTCCAGCTCTGGACAAGACTCCCCCAGCAGCAGCCCGAACCAACAGATGTACGTCCAGGACAGGGGAGTTCCTAATGGCACTCTCAGTGACACTCAAAATGGAGTTCAAAATGGAAATCTGAACAATGTGCCGAATGGTTTCTCGAGTGCTGCATCAGTCAGTTTGGCAGGTGAACATTGTCTTTCCAACGCTGTCTTCTTGACTCCTGCCAGCACCGCCTCAGGAACTCCAAGTCCCAGTCTACCCATGTCGTCCTCCTCGCCCCTGCAGTGTGGGACTCCATGGAGAACTGACaacgagcagcagcagcaacagcagcaggagCTGAGTGTGGAGCTGGAGATGAGAGAGAGGTTACGGAGCAGGCCCAGGGACCGCTCCACTAACACCGGAGACGAG TCTTGTGGAGGATCCCTTCATCCTTTCCTGCAACAGGATCCTGGATGCTCCATAGGGAAGCCAgaaacagacggacagacagaggtGTTGTTTACACag GTGTTTTGCTGCCAACCGTGTGATGTCATTGGCCAGGATTTTGAGCTGCCAGTGCAGATTACAGCCAGTCCAATTCGGACCTTGCCCGGTGTTCGCAGCTTGGAGGAAGAGCTGCAGGAGGCTATTCAGAAAGCACAG ATGGACCCTCGGCAGTCCATAGATGACATTCTGGATGAGCCCATAACTTGTGTTG GCTCTGTCAATGTCTGTGATCATGAATCCCCTGCCCACTCAGTCCCTGGCTCTTCGCCTCTTCCTCCTCAAGCCGATCAGTCCCAGGCCTCCCAGCAGCATAAGGATGACAGTTTCCTGCCCTCACCTCTTTGCTCCTCTCTCCTGCTGGAGCTCCCTCCATCTCCTGCTGTAATAAACCCCAGCCAGGTGATCCCAGcacctctcccaccccccatcTGTACCTCCCCTCTGCCGTCCACTGGGAGGTCACGGAAACGACGGGCTCCAACATCGTTtgatgctgctgattggcttgAAACACTGACGTCCGGCCTCCGCCCTCTTACTCCGCCGACAGCTCCTTTTGTTGAGTCAGACTTCAGTCTGGATTCAGATCTGAATGTCAGTCGAGTGTTGGATCTAATGGTAGAACAGTGGTGA
- the LOC144519547 gene encoding uncharacterized protein LOC144519547 — protein MDSQLASVLTGGSLDVQNGSQCAEGSGPMTEVFLDLKEKTSPITVPGNLQPCPVKAAVTIRQAAPSINGNKPKGGGTKPASQETSKIGGFRQPITVKTGVPELRSQPIRLKIVVPPRCKRPITNSAISLTKDFARSHFRRPVSVLAGAEKHRSKILLSAVKKKGEITDVTYHTEEAKPESFHETEAEREETVCKDRLVTGAKIIHTDESETPLISSTNAVKILSLKGIKEETTEREIAENIPLVLQEMDLKCCKMFDEVGMEEQTEALDLSLPKKRESRERCERFLDDSGCESSLIMEVDEYEGEGDRDVVEEDDDGEGEGSVLRMDATDTLEDSLQSPSFFSTSVFTSLSSIDCDTENLLLIDDRGIPYTLSPDGLKVPQVDASTSEDQVEEMRSPQLATLADPSLSQSLDNALYPPSDHLYNSPAPATHSPSLGVDQTKSPEVFTGLIKNSAPSKAAEPSVKSVQEANAVISIPNQPIQIITNTSTNTPILLLSSSSSSPQLSSAQVGLSLPLSVTQTATGASAPVFLLLSSVPSSSGDSTSTPITVLDPSTGQLSQITAASAPVSLPLPSGQVSSLGSPLPTLSHPVIRLSPNNPPVILSGVTNVKSGSVLPSLTVRSSSPALQNDRHSTNIHSQISSADSNVGSEAISAEEVSSENNKPSTFTATSPHPHSASLTFDPLAQPSSEAQSPASEPRFDPSNQHSEHLPLDDHLYFSNAAAPPSPPIGPILPSDKLDPLGPLDPLDPLSPEWTPDGTAPRRVLYCELCPRVFFYLSDLERHAITHSQKKPHVCQQCSKAFKRSSHLQRHKHIHTGQRNFVCHICSKRFREAGELQRHQRVHTGEKPYQCQLCHTRFAERNTLRRHTKRKHPYHQVAMEMLNERRERGGGGGSGVQEKEESAEWYSSTVSNLDNSESEMET, from the exons ATGGATTCTCAGTTGGCTTCAGTCCTGACCGGTGGCAGCCTGGATGTCCAAAATGGCAGCCAGTGTGCAGAGGGATCAGGGCCAATGACAGAGGTTTTTCTGGACCTAAAGGAAAAGACCTCACCTATAACTGTACCAGGTAACCTCCAACCGTGCCCTGTCAAAGCAGCAGTGACCATCAGGCAGGCTGCTCCATCAATCAATGGGAATAAGCCAAAGGGGGGCGGGACCAAGCCAGCCTCTCAGGAAACAAGTAAGATTGGTGGGttcagacagccaatcacagtaaAGACTGGAGTGCCTGAGTTGCGCAGCCAACCAATCCGACTCAAAATTGTTGTACCCCCACGGTGCAAGAGGCCAATCACAAACTCTGCCATCAGCCTGACCAAAGACTTTGCTCGCTCACATTTTAGAAGACCTGTTTCGGTCTTAGCTGgagcagaaaaacacagaagtaAAATCCTACTATCTGCTGttaagaaaaaaggagaaatcACAGATGTTACTTATCATACTGAGGAAGCTAAGCCAGAATCATTCCATgaaacagaggcagagagggaggaaacaGTGTGCAAAGACAGACTTGTTACAGGTGCTAAAATCATTCACACTGATGAGTCAGAAACTCCTTTGATCTCAAGCACTAATGCAGTTAAAATATTGAGCCTGAAAGGGATTAAAGAGGAaactacagagagagaaattgcGGAAAATATTCCTTTAGTTTTGCAAGAAATGGACTTGAAGTGTTGTAAGATGTTTGATGAAGTGGGAATGGAAGAACAGACAGAAGCACTGGACCTGAGTCTgcccaaaaaaagagagagtcgAGAAAGGTGTGAACGCTTCCTGGATGACTCTGGCTGCGAGAGCTCGCTGATTATGGAGGTGGATGAATATGAGGGAGAAGGGGACAGAGATGTAGTAGAAGAGGACGATGATGGTGAAGGAGAGGGCTCTGTGCTGCGTATGGACGCCACAGATACACTTGAAGACTCTCTCcagtctccctctttcttttctacCTCTGTCTTTACCTCTCTCTCCTCGATAGACTGTGACACTGAAAACCTTCTTCTCATAGACGACCGGGGAATCCCGTATACGCTTAGTCCAGACGGACTCAAAGTGCCGCAGGTCGATGCTTCCACGTCAGAGGATCAGGTTGAAGAAATGAGGTCGCCACAATTAGCCACGTTAGCAGATCCTAGCCTCAGCCAAAGTTTAGATAATGCACTATATCCACCTTCTGATCATCTTTACAACTCACCAGCCCCTGCTACTCATTCTCCATCACTAGGTGTTGATCAAACAAAGTCTCCAGAAGTCTTCACAGGTTTGATTAAAAACTCAGCTCCCTCTAAGGCTGCAGAGCCAAGCGTCAAATCTGTTCAAGAGGCCAATGCTGTTATATCAATCCCCAACCAGCCCATTCAGATAATCACAAACACTTCTACTAACACTCCTATTCTCCTCctgtcatcctcctcttcctctcctcagcTCTCCTCAGCTCAGGTGGGTCTCTCGCTTCCCCTTTCAGTTACTCAGACCGCCACTGGTGCTTCCGCCCCCGTGTTCCTTCTCCTTTCATCTGTACCCTCTTCCTCTGGTGACTCTACCTCCACCCCTATCACTGTCCTCGACCCCTCCACTGGTCAGTTGTCCCAGATCACGGCAGCCTCTGCACCCGTCTCCCTCCCTTTGCCCTCCGGTCAGGTCAGCAGTCTGGGATCACCTCTGCCCACGCTGTCCCACCCAGTCATCAGACTGAGCCCCAACAACCCCCCTGTCATCCTGTCAGGAGTGACCAATGTAAAATCCGGCTCTGTTCTCCCCTCTCTCACTGTCCGTTCGTCCTCTCCTGCTCTTCAAAACGACCGCCACAGCACGAACATTCACTCTCAAATCAGCTCTGCCGATTCAAACGTTGGAAGCGAAGCCATATCTGCTGAAGAAGTCTCAAGTGAAAACAACAAGCCATCAACTTTTACAGCAACCTCTCCTCACCCACATTCTGCTagtttgacctttgaccccttaGCCCAGCCCAGCTCAGAGGCCCAATCCCCAGCCTCGGAACCCAGATTTGACCCGTCTaaccaacactcagaacatttACCTCTGGACGACCATCTTTACTTCTCCAACGCTGctgctcccccctcccctcccatcGGACCCATTCTCCCCTCTGATAAACTCGACCCGCTGGGCCCCCTCGACCCGCTGGATCCTCTCTCTCCAGAGTGGACACCCGACGGCACGGCCCCCCGCAGGGTTCTGTACTGCGAGCTGTGCCCGCGGGTCTTCTTTTACCTCTCTGACCTTGAGCGCCACGCCATCACGCACTCGCAGAAGAAGCCTCACGTTTGCCAGCAGTGCAGCAAAGCCTTCAAACGCTCCAGCCATCTGCAG AGACACAAGCACATCCACACAGGCCAGAGGAACTTTGTTTGCCACATCTGCTCCAAACGCTTCAGGGAGGCCGGTGAGCTCCAGCGCCACCAAAGGGTCCACACCGGAGAGAAACCATACCAGTGCCAACTTTGCCACACACGCTTTGCCGAGCGCAACACGCTACGCCGACACACCAAACGCAAACACCCTTACCACCAAGTAGCCATGGAAATGCTGAacgagagaagagaaagaggaggaggcggCGGATCCGGAGTgcaggagaaagaagagagtgCTGAATGGTACAGCTCTACTGTGTCTAATTTAGACAACTCTGAGTCTGAGATGGAAACTTAA